Within the uncultured Draconibacterium sp. genome, the region GCGCGGATAACACACCGAATAATCCATTTCCTTTCCGGCAATAATCTGGATTTTTGGTAGCGCCTGCAGCACCTTTTTATACACCGAAATTATATTTTCCGAAAATCCTTCCTCTTCGCGCGTTTTCGTCAGGTATTCAAAAAGTGTGGTGTTGCCTAAATCCTCCAGCAAATACTTTTTTAAATCGGAGCTAACCGCATACACTTTCGGCACTTTAATTCCTTTATTATAAAAGTGATTACTGAACGAAAGGAAAGCCGTATTCTCTTTTACATCGTTATTCGTAGCACCAATTATTGTTCGGTGTTCGTTTCCCAAACGGCAATATTGGCGGTACGAGCCCGACGGAGGCAACAATTCAAAACGTTCTACTTTTTCGTTAAAATGACTCTCAAAGAGTTGGACTATTTCGTTTTTTTCTGAAGTATTCAATGATCGAATTTTTAAATTAAACTTACATTTATGGTCTTAAACGTGAGCTATGTTTAAAACAAAAATCAAAAATATCCTTTTTTTGAGATTACTACGAAAATTCTTGGTATTGATTGGAATTTTCTTTGTTGTTTGCCTCGGCTTTTCATTCACCGAACAACCTTACTGGGGCTACCACTGGCTGGGTACAAGCAAATCAGAGTTAAAATGGGAACCCAAAACAATCATTTTGCTGGGCGGTGGCGGAATGCCAAGTCAAAGCAACCTGATGCGCAGCTGGTACACCGAAAAAGCGGCCAAATCATTTCCCGAGTCAAAAGTAATTGTTGCCATGCCGGGATTATTAAGCGACAGTTTAAGCACACCTCAGTTAATGAAATCGGAACTCGAACTTAGAGGTGTTCCTGCTGAACGAATCGCTTTTGAAGCTGAAGGAACAAACACCCGCTCGCAGGCTTTGAATTGCCAGGGAATAGTAAAAATGCAGGATCCCATATTGTTGGTCACTTCTCCCGAACACATGCGCCGAGCCGTTTTGGCGTTCAAAAAAGTTGGCTTCGAAAAGGTAAACGCCCTACCCGCCTTCGAAAATGCCGCCGAAGCCGATTTTTCGTTTACCGACGATGAGCTGGGCGGAAATTCAATCCTAATTCCTGATGTTGGCAACAACATAAATATGCGCTACCAAATGTGGAACCACCTAAAATATGAGATTCTCATTGCCCGCGAAATGGTAGCACTTACTTACTACAAACTTCGGGGCTGGATTTAATTTTAAAGTTGAACAATCAAAACAGTTGGTTTTTCGTCGCGCAAAATATCAACTGAAATTGTTGCACCGGCTTCGAGGTTTTGCAGACGATCCATGTATTCATAAATATTACCCACTTTTTTTCCGTCGATTGCAATAATAATATCACCCTTTTTCATTCCGGCAGCGTACGCGGGTTTACCTTTCGAAACGGCATCAACACGCATTCCGCGTTTTTCCACACCTGCAAAATCCGGCATCACTCCCAGTGTTACTTTAAAACGCCCTCCCCGGCTGCGCTGGAACTTACTTCCGGCTTCCTGAAAGGTTAATTTCTCTGCACGGTTTACCACATCGTCAACCAATGCCGCCGAATAATCCATTACTTTTTGGGCACCTTCAAAGTTGATTAATTCTACATCGTCCTGCGGAGTATGATAATCGGGGTGTGCGCCGGTAGAAATATAAATTACCGGGATATTCTGCAGATAAAAGGAAGCATGATCCGATGGTCCGATTCCTTCGCTGGTAAATGCCTGCTTAAAATCTGTGTTCAGATCATTTAATAAATCTTCGATTTCTACCGAAGTTTTTGTTCCGCCAATACTTAAACTGTTATCGTCTTTTAAGCGCCCAATCATATCGAAATTGAACATGGCCACCATTTTATCGGTCTCAACCGGAGGTTTCATGGTAAAAGCTTTCGAGCCTAACAACCCCATTTCTTCTGCGCCAAAAGCCACAAATAGTACACTGCGTTTGTTGGTTTTATCACCGGCTAATTTCTCTGCCAGTTGAATAACCGCAGAAACTCCCGAAGCATTGTCATCCGCACCGTTGTGAACTGCAACTGTATCGATTGCGCGCGAACCTGAACCCGGTCCGCCCATTCCCAAATGATCAAAATGAGCCCCCACAACAACGTATTCATCTTTTAAAGTCTCATCGTTACCGGGTAAAATCGCCGCCACATTTCGGGTAGTTGTTTCTTTTAACGCCACATTTACTGTAGCACTAACTGTAGTCGGGACCTCGAGGTTTAAACCGGCATTTTGCTCCAGTATTTCTGCTTCCAGTTTTTCAACGGTCTGGTCTGTGCCCTTCAATATTTCGTTGACCACCTTTCGTGTTACCTGAATAACCGGAATAGAAAAACGACTGCTGTTTTTATCAAAAAATAATGACGACAATTCGTCTTCCTCACTAAATTTTGTACCTGCCACGAAAATTATACCTGCTGCACCTTCATCCGATGCTTTTAATGCCTTAGCGCGTTCGCTCGAAAACTCAAGGAAAGGACTGTTTGGATTATCAAGATCAGGATCGCCCTGAAGCACCAACATCCATTTTCCATTAATATCAGTACTATCAAAATCATTCCATTTCAGCGAATCGCGATCAACCTCCAAACCAAAGCCAGCAAACACAACTTCTGCAGCAACAGTTGTATTCGCCGAAAAAGCATAAGGCAAAAAGTCTGTTTCAACTTCGTATTCCGTGCCGTTTACCTGCAATTGATTTCCATCGGCAATTTCGGCTGAAGTCACCAAATTAAATTCCTGAAACCCGTTATCAAACAACAGCTCCAATCCGGCAGCCTCAAATTTTTCAGCAATGTATTGTGCCGCCAGCAAATCGCCCTGCTCGCCCGATTTACGTCCTTTTAGCGAATCAGAAGCCAGATAATCGATATTCTCATGAATATCGTCAAGCGTTATTTCTTTGTTGAATTTGGGGGCACAAGCCGCCATTACAAATACCAGCGCAGCAAATACAAAATTCTTCATAAACACGAAATTTATTTTTGGTTTTGAAAACATCGGGGAATATATTTGGTTTTATGTTTTGTACACGTTTCTAAAGAATCGACAAATACATAGCAATAATAACTATAAAACGTGATATAAAAAAAGTAGATGTGTATATTTACCACTTCGTAAAAAACAAACATTTTGATCTCATTCGGCACAAAATACTGGTTTATATTGTTGCTCTCCATCACCGTTGCATCGGGGGGTGTTGTAGTTTTACTTTACTATAAAAGCAAAGCCTTAAAAGAACTCTCGAAACTTCAGCAAAGCCTGTTAATGGCGCTAAGGTTTCTGGCATTTTTCCTCATTGCTTTTTTCCTTTTATCGCCATTTATCCGCAACCTGAAAAAGATTACTCAAAATCCTGTTATCATTACTGCGTGGGATAACTCCGGCTCGGTTGTATCGCACGCGGATTCATTACAACTAGCAAATGCAATTAGCGATGAAAAAGCAGAGATTGAACAGCATTTAGGAGTCGATTTTGAGCTGGTTAGCTACACTTTTGGCGAAGAAACTCAAACCGGTAACAACTTAAATTTTACTGAAAAAGGATCGAATTACAGCGATTTGATTTCTACAATAACCAACAATCATTTTAACCAGAATATTGGAGCGTTAATCATTGCCGGAGACGGAATTTACAACCAGGGAAAAAATCCGCTGAACATGCTCGATCAGGTGAGTTTCCCGATTTATACCATCGGACTTGGTGATACCACAGTTATTGCCGATGCACGTGTTCAAAATATTCGTGTTAACCGGACCGCTTTTTCGGGAAATAAATTTCCGGTTGAGGTGGATCTGCTATTTTCGAAACTAAAAAACACGCCGCTGAAGCTTTCGCTTTTTAAGGATGAAGAAGAGTTACAGAGTGTGATGATCACTCCATCGAACGATAACTTTTTCGATACCAAAGAATTTGTTCTGGAAGCCGGATCTGCCGGACTGAAACACTACACGATGCAAATTCAACCAGCGGCCAACGAACGAAATACCAAAAACAACAACGCAGGCTTTGTGATCAACGTATTGGAGAACAAACAAAAGATACTGATCATTTCAAACGGATCGCACCCCGATATTGGCGCCATAAAAAATACACTCGACCAGCAAAAGACATACGAGGTTTCGATATTTACCGACGAACCGTATCCAAGCGATCTGAGCGAATACAACCTGCTTATTTTAAACCAGCTGCCAAGTACCGGAAAGTCGATGGCTGAAGTGATGGAAAAAGCAAACAACAATCGTTTGCCCATTCTTTTTATCGTTGGCAATCAAACATTTTTACCGCAGTTGAATATTCTGAGCCAGGGCGCGAACATTGAACCGTTGGCAGGAAGCGGCGAAGAAGCCCAACCGGTTTTTAATTCAAATTATGCCACGTTTAATCTTTCGGAAGAGCTGATCGAAATTATTCCTCAATTTCCGCCGGTACAGGTTCCGTTTGCTAATTACGAATTAAATCCAGAATTCTCGACACTGTTGTATCAAAAGTTAAAAGGCATAACAACCGGAAAACCACTAATTGCCACCGGAAAACTGGAAGGACAAAAACGAGGTTATATTTTTGGAGAAGGAATTTGGCGCTGGCGACTGTTCGATTATTACCAAAACCAGGAACACGTTCATTTTAACGAGCTGATAAATCAGCTGGTGCAGTATCTTGCCTTGCGCGAAAATGAGGATAATTTCATTGTTGAATTCAACCCGGTTTACACCGAAGTTGATGATGTGGTTTTAACAGCTGAAGTTTATAATGATGCTTTTGAACGAATCGGTTCGGAAGAAGTAAACATTAAATTGCAAAACGACAACGACGAGGAATACAACCTGACATTCGATGTACAGGATAAAAACTACTACCTCAACGCCGGGCACCTGCCATTGGGCGATTATTCTTTTACTGCCGAGGTAACTATTGGCAACGAAACTTTTACCGAAACAGGAAGTTTTACCGTGGTTCCGGTTAATGTTGAGAATATTATTACACAGGCCAACCACACCTTGCTTTATCAATTGGCTAATTTAAGCGGCGGTAAATTCTACCAGCCATCGCAAGCCAGCGATTTGGTTAACGAGTTGCGTCAAACCAGTAAATTAAAGGCAACTACTTACTTTCAGGAGATGGTAAATCAGCTCATAAACCTTCGTTGGTTATTCGTTGTTTTACTGTTGCTGTTAAGTACGGAATGGTTTTTGAGAAAATACTGGGGAATTTATTAAACATTATTCATTTTACGATGAGCATATTCAAACAAACTAATTACATTCTACTCGTTAGCATTGTGCTTTTGTCGTATGCTTGTAGCTCAACAAAGCGGATTATGGTTGAATTTCCGCAAAAGCCAAAAAACGAAATTCCGCAGGATGTACAAAGCCTGCTTTTGGTGAACCGCACTGTTGATGACAAATACAATGACCTGCCCACCGATTCACTTCAAAAAATATTTTACCAGAAGGATTTTGACCTCGATACCACCATTTACGACCTCTCCGCGGTTGATACCTCGTTAAAAGCCCTGGGCGAATTGCTCTTTGAATCCGGCAGGTTTGATTATGTAATTCCGGAAGACCGTTTTCTGAAAGCTGAGAGAAATGCATTTTTCACCAGTTCGATGAGCTGGCAGGAAGCTAAGGAGCTTTGCGATTTGTACCAGACCGATGCTGTTTTGTCGATGGATCTGTTTAAAACACGTGTAGCAACAGAACTTGCCGAAGAATCGGTTTTCGATCCGAACGAGGGATTTTTCAGAACGGCAGTTGGTGCAAAAATGGTAATTGTTTACAACACACTTTTTCGCGTATACGATCCATACCAGGAAAAAATACTGGCTCGCGAAGTATTTCAGGATACATTGTTTTGGGAAGATTATGCACTTGGCGTAAGAAGTCTGTTCGCGGATTTTACGCCTGTAAAACAAGCGCTAACAGAAGCAGGAATTGCAGTAGCACTCGACTTTTCGGAAACGATAAGTACCGGATGGCAGAGCGAATACCGGATAATATTTGATAAAGGAAGTACCGCATTAAAAGAGGCCGCCGCACTTACCGATGACGGCGATTGGACAGACGCAATAGAAGCCTGGCAAACCATCACCAATCAATCGGGATCGAAGAGTGAAAAAAGCAAGGCATTATTTAATCTTGCTACCGCCTGCGAAATACAGGGAGATATCGACTGTGCCATTCAGCATGCCCTCGAATCGTACAACACAGCCTACCACCCCATCACTTATCAGTATCTCGAATTGCTTGAAAGCAAGAAAAAACAACAGAAAAACAACACGAAATGAACCGATTAATCTTATGGACCTTACTTTTACTTAGCACGGTTTCGTGTACGGTATACAAAGATTACCCGATAGAAATTTATACACCCGGCGAAATTGCATACCCGGCTAATGCTGAAAATGTTGCCATCGTTTACCGTAATTTTAAATACAGCGGCGATACTTTGATTCATTATTATCAG harbors:
- a CDS encoding YdcF family protein, with amino-acid sequence MRLLRKFLVLIGIFFVVCLGFSFTEQPYWGYHWLGTSKSELKWEPKTIILLGGGGMPSQSNLMRSWYTEKAAKSFPESKVIVAMPGLLSDSLSTPQLMKSELELRGVPAERIAFEAEGTNTRSQALNCQGIVKMQDPILLVTSPEHMRRAVLAFKKVGFEKVNALPAFENAAEADFSFTDDELGGNSILIPDVGNNINMRYQMWNHLKYEILIAREMVALTYYKLRGWI
- a CDS encoding M28 family peptidase, with amino-acid sequence MKNFVFAALVFVMAACAPKFNKEITLDDIHENIDYLASDSLKGRKSGEQGDLLAAQYIAEKFEAAGLELLFDNGFQEFNLVTSAEIADGNQLQVNGTEYEVETDFLPYAFSANTTVAAEVVFAGFGLEVDRDSLKWNDFDSTDINGKWMLVLQGDPDLDNPNSPFLEFSSERAKALKASDEGAAGIIFVAGTKFSEEDELSSLFFDKNSSRFSIPVIQVTRKVVNEILKGTDQTVEKLEAEILEQNAGLNLEVPTTVSATVNVALKETTTRNVAAILPGNDETLKDEYVVVGAHFDHLGMGGPGSGSRAIDTVAVHNGADDNASGVSAVIQLAEKLAGDKTNKRSVLFVAFGAEEMGLLGSKAFTMKPPVETDKMVAMFNFDMIGRLKDDNSLSIGGTKTSVEIEDLLNDLNTDFKQAFTSEGIGPSDHASFYLQNIPVIYISTGAHPDYHTPQDDVELINFEGAQKVMDYSAALVDDVVNRAEKLTFQEAGSKFQRSRGGRFKVTLGVMPDFAGVEKRGMRVDAVSKGKPAYAAGMKKGDIIIAIDGKKVGNIYEYMDRLQNLEAGATISVDILRDEKPTVLIVQL
- a CDS encoding DUF6340 family protein, yielding MSIFKQTNYILLVSIVLLSYACSSTKRIMVEFPQKPKNEIPQDVQSLLLVNRTVDDKYNDLPTDSLQKIFYQKDFDLDTTIYDLSAVDTSLKALGELLFESGRFDYVIPEDRFLKAERNAFFTSSMSWQEAKELCDLYQTDAVLSMDLFKTRVATELAEESVFDPNEGFFRTAVGAKMVIVYNTLFRVYDPYQEKILAREVFQDTLFWEDYALGVRSLFADFTPVKQALTEAGIAVALDFSETISTGWQSEYRIIFDKGSTALKEAAALTDDGDWTDAIEAWQTITNQSGSKSEKSKALFNLATACEIQGDIDCAIQHALESYNTAYHPITYQYLELLESKKKQQKNNTK